The stretch of DNA AATGGCATTCGAGCTTGTGTGAAAAAAGGATTTCTCGAGTATTTTCAACAAGTAAATGCTGATATATTTTGTCTGCAGGAGACAAAGTTGCAGGCTGGTCAAATAGAATTGCATCTAGAAGGATACGAACAATACTGGAATTATGCAGTGAAAAAAGGCTACTCTGGTACCGCCGTATTTACTAAGAAAAAGCCGCTATCCGTCAGATACGGAGTAGGGGACCTGAGTGAAGAAGCGGAGGGGAGAATTCTCACCTTGGAATATGAACAGTTTTATTTAGTGAACGTCTATACGCCGAATGCCAAGCGGGATTTAACAAGACTTCCCTATCGCTTGGAGTGGGAAGATGAAATGCGTACCTACTTACAGCAACTCGACCAAATCAAACCCG from Paenisporosarcina sp. FSL H8-0542 encodes:
- a CDS encoding exodeoxyribonuclease III → MKIVSWNVNGIRACVKKGFLEYFQQVNADIFCLQETKLQAGQIELHLEGYEQYWNYAVKKGYSGTAVFTKKKPLSVRYGVGDLSEEAEGRILTLEYEQFYLVNVYTPNAKRDLTRLPYRLEWEDEMRTYLQQLDQIKPVIMCGDLNVAHEDIDLKNPKTNRGNSGFTVEERGKMTALLQEGFTDTFRYFYPDTEGAYTWWSYMSKVRERNIGWRIDYFIASNRLENRLQDSYIHPQILGSDHCPIILEVADM